One genomic segment of Ipomoea triloba cultivar NCNSP0323 chromosome 9, ASM357664v1 includes these proteins:
- the LOC116028576 gene encoding zinc finger protein-like 1 homolog — protein sequence MVVCKCRKATKLYCFVHKVPVCGECICLPEHQICVIRTYSEWVIDGDYDWPPKCCSCHDVLEPTTDTQSIRLGCLHVIHKNCFISHIKGFAPHTAPAGYVCPACSTAIWPPKSVKDSGSRLHSKLKEAILQTGMEKNLFGNHPVSLPATDSRSPPPAFASDPLKQVSTADSSSKDIEGYIAPPATGSGKPSALDIDDPSSATSPRTNHESNFIKSTSPHGPGATTRKSMTQADKQNSEVSYYADDEDGNQKKYTKRGTFRHKLLRSLLPFWSSALPTLPVTAPPRKETSNTDDVPEGRTRQHRSSRIDPRKILLIIAIMACMATMGILYYRIAQNGFEELPGDEQQ from the exons ATGGTGGTTTGTAAATGCCGAAAG GCGACTAAGTTGTACTGTTTTGTACATAAGGTACCTGTATGTGGAGAATGCATATGCCTTCCAGAACATCAAATATGTGTG ATCCGAACCTACTCTGAATGGGTCATAGATGGAGATTATGATTGGCCTCCAAAATGTTGTTCCTGCCATGATGTGCTCGAGCCGACAACTGATACTCAATCTATCCGATTGGGTTGCTTGC ATGTAATACATAAAAATTGCTTCATATCACATATTAAAGGTTTTGCACCACACACTGCTCCAGCTGGATATGTGTGCCCTGCCTGTTCAACTGCA ATATGGCCTCCTAAAAGTGTCAAAGATTCAGGATCTCGTCTTCATTCAAAACTGAAAGAGGCAATTCTTCAG ACTGGTATGGAGAAAAATTTGTTTGGAAATCATCCTGTTTCATTGCCAGCAACAGATTCTCGAAGTCCTCCACCAGCTTTTGCTTCAGATCCGTTGAAGCAAGTTTCTACAGCTGACTCTAGTAGTAAAGACATTGAAGGATACATAGCTCCCCCTGCAACAGGTTCTGGCAAACCTTCGGCCCTGGACATAGATGACCCCAGCTCAGCTACTTCACCTCGAACCAACCATGAGTCCAATTTCATTAAGAGCACAAGCCCACATGGC CCTGGTGCTACTACACGAAAGAGCATGACGCAAGCTGATAAACAAAACTCTGAAGTTTCATATTATGCTGATGATGAAGATGGAAACCAGAAAAAGTACACAAAAAGGG GTACATTCCGACATAAGCTTCTTAGGTCATTACTGCCTTTCTGGTCAAGTGCATTACCAACACTACCTGTAACTGCACCTCCACGAAAAGAAACATCAAACACTGATGATGTGCCAGAAGGTCGTACTCGACAACATAGATCTTCAAGAATAGATCCAAGAAAAATTCTCCTCATTATAGCAATCAT GGCTTGCATGGCAACAATGGGCATCCTGTACTATAGAATTGCACAGAATGGTTTTGAGGAGCTCCCCGGAGATGAGCAGCAGTGA
- the LOC116030060 gene encoding vacuolar-sorting receptor 3-like, translated as MGSSEGSKGVILLGFLLLLILLQSAAGRFVVEKNSLRVLSPENIKGNYDCAIGNFGIPQYGGSMSGTVVYPKDNRKGCRKFEDFDISFKSKPGSLPTFVLLDRGECFFALKVWNAQNAGASAVLVADNMEEPLITMDTPEEDVSAAEYVENVTIPSALIDKNFGEKLKKAVNGADLVNVNLDWREAVPHPDDRVEFELWTNSNDECGFKCDMLMKFVKDFKGAAQILEKGGYTQFTPHYITWYCPQAFTISRQCKSQCINHGRYCAPDPEQDFSSGYDGKDVVLENLRQLCVFKVANESKKPWVWWDYVTDFQIRCPMKEKKYNKECADEVIKSLGLDLKGIEKCMGDPSADADNPVLKEEQDAQVGKGSRGDVTILPTLVVNNRQYRGKLEKGAVLKAICAGFEETTEPAVCLSDDLETNECLDNNGGCWQDKTANITACKDTFRGRVCECPMVDGVQFKGDGYSSCKPSGPGRCKLNHGGCWHETRNGRSYSACVDEEDGKCTCPPGFKGDGKSCQDIDECKEKKACQCPECSCTNTWGSYECTCSGDLLYMRDHDTCISKKAATEVRSAWTAVWVIIIGLAVAAGGAYLVYKYRFRSYMDTEIRAIMAQYMPLDSQNEVPSHVSDDRA; from the exons ATGGGAAGTTCTGAGGGATCGAAAGGTGTAATCTTGCTAGGGTTTCTGCTGCTGCTGATCCTACTCCAGTCGGCGGCAGGTCGGTTCGTGGTGGAGAAGAACAGCTTGAGAGTGCTTTCACCGGAGAACATCAAAGGCAATTACGATTGTGCCATTGGCAACTTTGGGATTCCTCAATATGGGGGTAGCATGTCCGGGACTGTGGTTTATCCCAAGGATAACCGCAAGGGCTGCCGGAAATTTGAGGATTTCGACATTTCTTTCAAGTCCAAGCCGGGTTCTCTGCCTACATTTGTCCTTCTCGATCGTGGAG AGTGCTTTTTTGCATTGAAGGTCTGGAATGCCCAGAATGCCGGTGCTTCTGCTGTTCTAGTTGCAGATAACATGGAAGAACCACTGATAACCATGGATACCCCTGAAGAGGATGTTTCTGCTGCAGAATATGTTGAGAATGTAACAATTCCATCTGCACTTATTGACAAGAATTTTGGCGAGAAATTGAAGAAAGCAGTTAATGGAGCAGACCTGGTTAATGTAAATTTAGACTGGAGAGAAGCTGTTCCTCATCCTGATGATCGTGTGGAATTTGAGCTGTGGACTAACAGTAATGATGAGTGCGGTTTTAAGTGTGACATGTTGATGAAGTTTGTGAAAGATTTTAAAGGTGCTGCTCAGATCCTCGAAAAAGGTGGCTACACTCAGTTTACACCCCATTATATAACTTGGTATTGCCCTCAGGCATTCACTATTAGCAGACAATGCAAGTCACAATGCATTAATCATGGCAGATATTGTGCACCTGATCCTGAGCAGGACTTTAGTTCAGGTTATGATGGAAAGGATGTTGTTCTTGAAAATTTGAGGCAGCTTTGTGTCTTTAAAGTTGCCAATGAGAGCAAAAAGCCATGGGTTTGGTGGGATTATGTGACTGATTTCCAAATTCGATGTCCCATGAAAGAGAAGAAATATAACAAGGAATGTGCTGACGAAGTCATCAAGTCCTTAG GTCTTGATTTGAAAGGGATTGAAAAGTGCATGGGAGACCCTAGTGCTGATGCTGACAATCCTGTTTTGAAAGAAGAGCAAGATGCTCAA GTTGGTAAAGGATCGCGAGGTGATGTCACTATATTGCCCACTCTTGTTGTCAATAACCGACAATACCGAG GGAAGTTGGAGAAAGGTGCTGTTTTAAAGGCTATTTGTGCTGGCTTTGAGGAAACCACAGAGCCTGCAGTTTGTTTGAGTGATG ATTTAGAGACAAATGAGTGCTTAGACAATAACGGTGGCTGCTGGCAAGATAAAACAGCCAACATTACCGCCTGCAAG GATACATTTCGTGGAAGAGTCTGTGAATGCCCCATGGTTGATGGTGTGCAGTTCAAAGGAGATGGTTACAGTTCTTGCAAGC CAAGTGGACCAGGCCGATGCAAACTGAATCATGGAGGCTGTTGGCATGAAACTCGAAATGGACGTAGTTATTCTGCTTGTGTG GATGAGGAAGATGGCAAGTGCACATGCCCTCCAGGATTTAAAGGAGACGGCAAAAGTTGTCAAG ATATTGATGAATGCAAGGAAAAGAAAGCCTGCCAGTGCCCCGAATGCAGCTGCACAAATACCTGGGGTAGCTACGAATGCACTTGTAGCGGTGACCTACTGTACATGAGAGACCACGATACTTGCATTA GTAAGAAGGCTGCGACTGAAGTCAGGTCTGCGTGGACTGCTGTCTGGGTCATTATTATAGGACTCGCCGTGGCTGCTGGTGGGGCATATCTTGTATACAAATATAGATTTAGG TCATACATGGACACGGAGATCAGGGCCATAATGGCGCAATACATGCCACTCGACAGCCAAAATGAAGTTCCAAGCCATGTTTCTGATGACCGTGCCTGA
- the LOC116030526 gene encoding uncharacterized protein LOC116030526: MEGLIPYLLHAIKKQRPNHHSFRCLSDASNRSYHLLIGADSAAADGSSHHGRRLQPPAALDHFSDQRSPRVNYLANGGGSMMSPVASKTAVTSGYQASFSMAGTVTHRR, translated from the coding sequence ATGGAAGGATTGATCCCATATCTTCTCCACGCCATCAAGAAGCAAAGGCCAAATCACCATAGCTTCCGGTGCCTCTCCGACGCCTCTAACCGGAGCTACCACTTGCTCATCGGAGCTGactccgccgccgccgacggCTCTTCTCATCACGGGAGAAGGCTGCAGCCTCCGGCCGCTCTCGACCATTTCTCCGATCAACGCTCTCCCCGTGTGAACTATCTTGCCAACGGTGGTGGTTCGATGATGTCTCCCGTCGCTTCTAAAACTGCCGTTACTAGTGGATATCAAGCTTCGTTTTCAATGGCCGGCACCGTCACTCACCGGCGATGA
- the LOC116030606 gene encoding protection of telomeres protein 1a-like: MSWFLPIADAMASLNQKVNLIGVVTESGIQRKSKGTDYYVSIRIVDESRPTPALPVNFFTETMDKLPQGITEGDIIVLSKVMMRIHGPDVYACFNKKFSSFALYEGKNSTSFEPYQCSDKFCPIEQVNKKIILDLRKWLLAGHQIDAGLTDLLQLKELKEGVDFSLVCKVLHVCETEGDQWMLFVWDGTDTPPVAIKSNLEDEKENPLPLQLEPIPLSRDVLCTFPPVGTVLRVTVDSGDIKLGLNCIKMGRWVKLIGLKCEVRSSLWCAVLKSFTKLCYLSDDNDLVLKHERSYNGRFSSRQGHKVLTCFPCHSNLTETSCSRTVPFITLMNVLTYPEVTYKYRCVVRVVATAPCRVSDFRSPSKVYKIRLTLEDPTARLRAFLYKDDAEDFFARFPSPDDVLTREWNALLGIPNTDDCSEVGDASRHPPWIDCCLKSYYIDKNDVWGSRYYRIFSTTLVGRPRAGQ, translated from the exons ATGTCGTGGTTCCTTCCTATAGCAGACGCCATGGCTTCACTCAACCAAAAAGTCAATCTCATCGGCGTCGTCACCGAGAGTGGCATTCAAAGGAAGTCTAAAGGAACTG ATTATTATGTTTCGATCAGAATCGTTGACGAATCGCGGCCGACTCCTGCGCTTCCAGTTAATTTTTTCACGGAGACAATGGACAAGCTGCCTCAAGGGATAACAGAGGGAGACATCATTGTGCTATCTAAAGTTATG ATGAGAATTCATGGACCTGATGTTTATGCTTGTTTCAACAAGAAGTTCTCATCGTTTGCtttatatgaaggaaaaaacaGTACAAGCTTTGAGCCTTACCAATGTTCTGATAAATTTTGTCCAATAGAGCAAGttaataagaaaattatattggaCCTGCGAAAGTGGTTGCTGGCTGGTCACCAAATTGATGCTG GGTTAACTGACTTACTACAACTGAAAGAGTTGAAGGAAGGTGTCGACTTCAGTTTGGTTTGTAAG GTTCTTCATGTGTGTGAAACTGAAGGAGACCAGTGGATGCTCTTCGTGTGGGATGGTACTGACACTCCCCCAGTTGCAATAAAATCCAA CCTAGAAGATGAAAAGGAAAATCCGCTTCCTTTACAGTTGGAACCTATTCCTTTATCAAGAGATGTTTTATGTACCTTCCCACCTGTTGGAACTGTTTTAAGAGTGACTGTTGATTCTGGTGATATAAAGCTTGGCCTCAACTGCATTAAAATGGGTCGATGGGTGAAGCTCATAGGCTTGAAATGTGAAGTTCGCTCATCACTGTGGTGTGCTGTTCTAAAGTCATTTACAAAATTGTGTTACTTGTCTGATGACAATGACCTCGTATTGAAGCACGAAAG GAGTTACAATGGCCGTTTTTCATCAAGACAGGGGCATAAGGTTCTTACATGTTTTCCTTGCCATTCTAACTTGACAG agACTTCATGTTCTCGGACAGTGCCCTTCATCACTCTGATGAATGTTCTAACCTATCCAGAG GTGACATATAAGTATCGGTGTGTAGTTCGAGTAGTAGCAACAGCACCTTGTCGAGTTTCAGACTTCCGTTCTCCTTCAAAAGTCTACAAGATCAGGTTGACACTAGAGGATCCAACCGCCAGACTCCGCGCTTTTCTATATAAAGATGATGCG GAAGATTTTTTTGCTCGTTTCCCATCACCTGATGATGTATTAACAAGAGAGTGGAATGCGTTGCTTGGAATTCCCAACACTGACGATTGTAGTGAAGTAGGTGATGCTTCCAGACACCCGCCATGGATTGATTGCTGCTTGAAATCTTATTACATTGACAAAAATGATGTTTGGGGAAGTAGGTACTATCGGATCTTTTCAACAACTCTCGTAGGACGGCCACGAGCAGGTCAGTAA
- the LOC116030837 gene encoding uncharacterized protein LOC116030837: MAFKSVFDSSVVRAEFEKAGINTRFIPLIWKHVIQNPNCQWDDIPSLPSGAYPLLRSKFAPLTSTLHSAVESNDGVTTKLLIKLQNGAFVEAVIMRYDTRLGKINGKPRPGGPRSTLCISSQVGCKMGCRFCATGSMGFKNNLSSGEIVEQLVHASRLSPIRNVVFMGMGEPLNNYSALVEAIKVMITSPFQLSPRKITVSTVGIIHAINKLHNDVPNINLAVSLHAPVQDIRCQIMPAARAFPLERLMDALQAYQKRSQQKIFIEYIMLDGVNDEEQHAHQLGKLLETFQVVVNLIPFNPIGSLSDFKTSNDQKVIIFQKSLRDIYGIRTTVRKQMGQDISGACGQLVVNLPNKQSVGHTDVLTDIEDLRI; encoded by the exons ATGGCATTTAAATCAGTGTTCGATTCTTCTGTTGTTAGAGCTGAATTCGAGAAAGCTGGTATCAATACTCGATTCATCCCTCTCATCTGGAA GCATGTGATACAGAACCCTAATTGCCAATGGGATGATATTCCATCTCTGCCATCAGGGGCATACCCTCTGCTTCGTTCCAAATTTGCACCTTTAACTTCTACCCTTCACTCTGCCGTTGAATCAAACGACGGTGTTACCACCAAGCTGCTCATCAAGTTGCAG aATGGAGCATTTGTGGAGGCTGTTATCATGAGATATGACACACGCTTGGGAAAAATTAATGGAAAGCCTCGTCCTGGTGGACCTAGATCAACCCTGTGCATATCCTCTCAG GTTGGATGCAAAATGGGCTGCAGATTTTGTGCAACAGGAAGCATGGGATTCAAAAATAATCTCTCGTCAGGGGAGATAGTTGAGCAGTTGGTGCATGCTTCTCGTTTGTCACCCATACGCAATGTTGTTTTCATG GGAATGGGAGAGCCATTAAACAATTATTCTGCCCTTGTAGAGGCTATCAAAGTTATGATAACATCCCCATTTCAGTTGTCTCCAAGGAAAATTACTGTCTCAACG GTTGGCATCATCCATGCCATTAACAAGCTCCACAATGATGTCCCAAATATAAACCTTGCTGTGTCTCTGCATGCACCAGTTCAGGACATCCGGTGTCAGATAATGCCTGCAGCCAGGGCTTTTCCTTTGGAGAGACTGATGGATGCATTGCAAGCGTATCAAAAGCGCAG CCAGCAAAAAATCTTTATTGAATACATAATGCTTGATGGAGTGAATGATGAGGAGCAGCATGCCCACCAGCTTGGAAAGTTGTTAGAGACATTTCAAGTG GTTGTGAACCTGATACCTTTTAATCCTATCGGTTCACTGAGTGACTTCAAAACGAGTAATGATCAGAAAGTGATCATATTTCAGAAAAGTTTGAGGGATATTTATGGCATTCGAACAACAGTTCGTAAGCAAATGGGGCAAGACATAAGTGGTGCTTGTGGTCAGTTAgtagttaatttaccaaacaagcaGTCTGTAGGCCACACAGATGTCTTAACTGACATTGAAGATCTTCGCATCTAA
- the LOC116030838 gene encoding uncharacterized protein LOC116030838, with amino-acid sequence MELYRIATLINPKTHKSTHFGAARRQTIGSYSSFKKSFSSQAWLSSPKASSYANLEAIIPTMSEIMESSRAQNLDLQLQTLGPFFRITARNLTTKNELGRAEGLTRVWFGGKILHLDSIKLNRETLGMEKSIFGIGVFIGAVAIRHGYDCGCTKAELLAINDTDLYHSKLVRFYRRIGFKVVQEVKGESLGDIGHMLIWGGIGTRMDANVEDLLIKWCARFKPSSSDRSAVRTRQQF; translated from the exons ATGGAACTCTATCGAATTGCGACGCTTATAAATCCCAAAACTCATAAATCTACTCATTTCGGAGCAGCTAGAAGACAAACCATTGGTTCATATTCTTCATTCAAGAAATCCTTCAGTTCACAGGCTTGGCTTTCGAGTCCCAAAGCCAGCAGTTATGCCAATCTGGAAGCCATCATCCCAACCATGTCAGAGATAATGGAGTCATCAAGAGCACAGAATCTTGATCTGCAGCTCCAAACCCTAGGACCCTTTTTCAGAATAACAGCCAGGAATCTGACAACCAAGAATGAGCTTGGGAGGGCTGAAGGGTTAACTAGGGTGTGGTTTGGAGGGAAAATCCTCCATCTGGACTCCATTAAGCTCAACAGAGAGACACTGGGGATGGAAAAATCCATATTTGGGATTGGTGTTTTTATTGGAGCAGTGGCAATTAGGCATGGATATGACTGTGGCTGTACCAAAGCAGAGTTGCTTGCCATTAATGACACTGATCTTTATCACTCCAAG CTGGTGAGGTTCTACAGAAGAATTGGGTTCAAGGTGGTGCAGGAAGTGAAAGGTGAGTCGCTTGGAGATATAGGGCACATGCTGATTTGGGGAGGTATTGGAACAAGAATGGATGCCAATGTTGAAGATCTCCTCATCAAATGGTGTGCCAGGTTTAAACCATCTAGCAGTGATAGGAGTGCAGTCAGGACAAGACAACAATTTTGA